The Odocoileus virginianus isolate 20LAN1187 ecotype Illinois chromosome 3, Ovbor_1.2, whole genome shotgun sequence genome includes a window with the following:
- the ARHGAP45 gene encoding rho GTPase-activating protein 45 isoform X2, with protein MFSRKKRELMKTPSISKKNRAGSPCPQPLGELPRRDGADAVSLGPGLEPPSVASNAKATGTLKRPTSLSRHASAAGFPLSGASTWTLGRSHRSPLSAASPAEAPIQGPCPDTVEDISHLLADVARFAEGLEKLKECVLHDELLEARRPLAHECLGEALRVMRQVISKYPLLNTVETLTAAGTLIAKVKAFHYECNNESDKREFEKALETIAVSFSSTVSEFLMGEVDSSILLSVPPGDPGQSMENLYGQGSESAPPSSEECDAGCLSPEEVDTLLQRCEGGVDAALQYAKNMAKYMKDLIGYLEKRSALEMDFAKGLQKIVQNCRQSVTQEPHMPLLSIYSLALEQDLEFGHGLVQAVGTLLTQTFMQPLNLRRLEHEKRRKEIKESWHRAQRKLQEAESNLRKAKQGYMQRCEDHDKARFQVAKAEEEQASIGPGTGGAASKTLDKRRRLEEEAKNKADEAMATYRTCVADAKTQKQELEDTKVTALRQIQEVIRQSDQTIKSATISYYQMMHTQTAPLPVHFHMLYESSKLYDPGQQYASHVRQLQRGEEPDVHYDFEPHVSTSAWSPVLRARKSSFNVSDAVGAEAAGSPPEEGGSSEGEIAKERRGGRGHQVHKSWPISISDSEASLDPSPGSEDFKKFERMSSCGTMSSNEELADQEGSAGASTFDQAELNGMTPELPVAMPSGPFRHVGLSKAARTHRLRKLRTPAKCRECNSYVYFQGAECEECCLACHKKCLETLAIQCGHKKLQGRLQLFGQDFSHAACSTPDGVPFIIKKCIFEIEQRALRTKGIYRVNGVKTRVEKLCQAFENGKELVELSQASPHDISNVLKLYLRQLPEPLISFRLYHELVGMAKENLKAEAEAKAASRGRPDATESEAAAMAMAGRLRELLQDLPRENWATLRYLMRHLRRIVEVEQDNKMTPGNLGIVFGPTLLRPRPTEATVSLSSLVDYPHQACIVETLITHFSLVFEEEPEEAAGGQDGVSSQRPEVVVQAPYRRGSGDAAFPLTEAEDGGLEPVASNDSDSELEEASDLQSPAGGAALHRLSFLERQGGEAGTEGSQGSHSGSEEQLGATAGEYGPGAWEGPGEEPARRLSEYNTNQCNNTSQYTTTNQYSTTNQYSTTNRCNSVAAAWLPAVRLRGGRLVGGNSCKRQPEFV; from the exons ATGTTCTCCAGGAAGAAGAGAGAGCTCATGAAAACCCCGTCTATCTCGAAAAAGAACCGGGCGGGAAGCCCCTGCCCACAGCCCTTGGGG gagCTGCCTAGGAGAGACGGGGCTGATGCAGTGTCCCTGGGGCCCGGCCTAGAACCACCAAGTGTGGCCTCGAATGCTAAGGCCACGGGCACTCTCAAGAGGCCCACCAGCCTGAGCCGCCATGCCAGCGCTGCTGGCTTCCCTCTGTCGGGGGCCAGCACTTGGACGCTGGGCCGCAGCCATCGCAGCCCACTGTCTGCGGCCAGCCCGGCTGAGGCACCCATCCAGGGACCCTGCCCAGACACCGTGGAGGACATCTCCCACCTGCTGGCTGACGTAGCCCGCTTTGCCGAGGGCCTTGAGAAACTGAAGGAGTGTGTTCTGCATGATG AACTCCTTGAGGCCCGCCGGCCACTGGCCCATGAGTGCCTGGGCGAGGCTCTCCGTGTGATGCGCCAGGTCATCTCCAAGTACCCACTGCTGAACACTGTGGAGACACTCACGGCTGCTGGCACCCTCATTGCCAAAGTCAAAG CCTTCCATTATGAGTGCAACAATGAGTCAGACAAGCGGGAGTTTGAGAAGGCTTTGGAGACCATTGCCGTCTCCTTCAGCAGCAC TGTGTCTGAGTTCCTCATGGGTGAAGTGGACAGCAGCATCCTCCTGTCAGTGCCCCCTGGGGACCCAGGCCAG TCCATGGAGAACCTGTATGGACAGGGGAGTGAGAGTGCTCCCCCCAGCAGCGAGGAGTGTGATGCGG GCTGCCTGTCCCCGGAGGAGGTGGACACCCTGCTGCAGCGCTGTGAGGGGGGCGTGGATGCTGCCCTGCAGTACGCCAAGAACATGGCCAAATACATGAAGGACCTCATCGGCTACCTGGAGAAGCGGAGCGCGCTGG AGATGGACTTTGCCAAAGGCCTGCAGAAGATTGTCCAGAACTGCAGACAGAGTGTCACGCAGGAG CCGCACATGCCCCTCCTGTCCATCTACTCACTGGCGCTGGAACAGGACCTGGAGTTTGGCCATGGCCTGGTGCAGGCAGTGGGCACGCTGCTGACCCAGACCTTCATGCAG CCCCTGAATCTACGGCGGCTCGAACATGAGAAGCGCAGGAAGGAGATCAAGGAGTCCTGGCACCGTGCCCAGAGGAAGCTG CAAGAGGCAGAGTCCAATCTCCGCAAGGCCAAGCAGGGCTACATGCAGCGCTGCGAGGACCATGACAAGGCCCGCTTCCAGGTGGCCAAGGCGGAAGAGGAGCAAGCCAGCATTGGGCCCGGCACAGGGGGTGCAGCCTCCAAGACCCTGGACAAGCGTCgtcgcctggaggaggaggccaaGAACAAG gcggACGAAGCAATGGCCACCTACCGAACATGCGTGGCTGATGCTAAGACACAGAAGCAGGAGCTGGAGGATACCAAGGTGACAGCACTACGGCAGATCCAGGAGGTCATCCGGCAGAGTGACCAGACCATCAAGTCG GCCACCATCTCCTATTACCAGATGATGCACACGCAGACGGCCCCACTGCCCGTGCACTTCCACATGCTGTATGAGAGCAGCAAGCTGTACGACCCAGGCCAGCAGTACGCTTCCCACGTGCGCCAGCTGCAGCGTGGTGAGGAGCCCGATGTGCACTACGACTTCGAGCCCCACGTGTCCACCAGTGCCTG GTCCCCAGTCTTGCGTGCTCGGAAAAGCAGCTTCAATGTCAGCGATGCTGTGGGGGCAGAGGCTGCTGGTAGCCCCCCAGAGGAAGGCGGATCCAGCGAGGGGGAGATTGCCAAGGAGCGCAGGG GTGGGCGGGGCCACCAGGTGCACAAGTCGTGGCCCATCTCCATCTCGGATTCGGAAGCCAGTCTGGACCCCAGCCCTGGCTCAG AGGACTTTAAGAAGTTCGAGCGTATGTCTTCCTGTGGCACCATGTCGTCCAACGAGGAGCTGGCCGACCAGGAGGGCAGTGCGGGGGCGTCAACCTTTGATCAGG ctgAGCTCAACGGCATGACCCCAGAGCTGCCTGTGGCCATGCCCAGCGGGCCCTTCCGCCACGTGGGGCTGTCCAAGGCGGCCCGGACCCACCGGCTTCGGAAGCTCCGCACACCGGCCAAGTGCCGGGAGTGCAACAGCTACGTGTACTTCCAGGGCGCCGAATGTGAAGAG TGCTGCCTGGCCTGCCACAAGAAGTGCCTGGAGACCCTAGCCATCCAGTGTGGCCACAAGAAGCTGCAAGGCCGCCTGCAGCTCTTTGGCCAGGACTTCAGCCATGCTGCCTGCAGCACCCCCGACGGCGTGCCCTTCATCATCAAGAAGTGCATCTTTGAGATCGAGCAGCGGGCGCTGCGCACCAAG GGCATCTACCGGGTCAATGGGGTGAAGACACGTGTAGAGAAGCTGTGCCAGGCCTTCGAGAATGGCAAGGAGCTGGTGGAGTTGTCACAAGCCTCGCCTCACGACATCAGCAATGTCCTCAAACTCTATCTGCGCCAG ctgcctgagccgctcatcTCCTTCCGCCTCTACCACGAGCTTGTGGGGATGGCCAAAGAGAATCTGAAGGCCGAGGCCGAGGCCAAGGCAGCATCTCGGGGTCGGCCAGATGCCACAGAGAGCGAGGCTGCAGCCATGGCCATGGCAGGCCGGTTGCGGGAACTCCTACAGGACCTGCCTCGGGAGAACTGGGCCACATTGCGGTACCTGATGCGGCACCTGCGCAG GATCGTGGAGGTGGAACAGGACAACAAGATGACACCAGGGAACCTGGGCATTGTGTTTGGGCCCACGCTGCTGCGGCCCCGGCCCACTGAGGCCACCGTGTCCCTTTCCTCGCTGGTGGACTACCCCCACCAGGCCTGCATTGTGGAGACTCTCATCACCCACTTCAGCCTGGTCTTCGAGGAGGAACCCGAAGAGGCCGCAGGGGGCCAG GATGGGGTATCCAGCCAGCGACCCGAGGTGGTGGTCCAGGCACCGTACCGGCGGGGCAGCGGGGATGCAGCCTTTCCCTTGACAGAGGCTGAGGACGGGGGCCTTG AACCCGTCGCCTCCAATGACTCCGACTCAGAGCTGGAGGAGGCCTCAGACCTGCAGTCCCCGGCGGGAGGGGCTGCACTGCACCGGCTCAGTTTTCTGGAGAGGCAGGGCGGCGAGGCAGGCACAGAGGGCAGTCAGGGCAGCCACAGCGGCAGCGAAGAACAGCTGGGCGCCACAGCCGGGGAGTAcgggcctggggcctgggagggcCCTGGGGAGGAGCCAGCCCGGAGGCTCTCCGAATACAACACCAACCAGTGCAACAACACCAGCCAGTACACCACCACCAACCAGTACAGCACCACCAACCAGTACAGCACCACCAACCGGTGCAACAGTGTGGCCGCAGCTTGGCTGCCGGCTGTGAGGTTGCGTGGTGGGCGGTTGGTAGGGGGCAACAGCTGCAAGAGGCAGCCGGAGTTTGTGTAG
- the ARHGAP45 gene encoding rho GTPase-activating protein 45 isoform X1 produces the protein MLGQWRGARASYSPHQAGLQGPRRMGWDPCVQLTELPRRDGADAVSLGPGLEPPSVASNAKATGTLKRPTSLSRHASAAGFPLSGASTWTLGRSHRSPLSAASPAEAPIQGPCPDTVEDISHLLADVARFAEGLEKLKECVLHDELLEARRPLAHECLGEALRVMRQVISKYPLLNTVETLTAAGTLIAKVKAFHYECNNESDKREFEKALETIAVSFSSTVSEFLMGEVDSSILLSVPPGDPGQSMENLYGQGSESAPPSSEECDAGCLSPEEVDTLLQRCEGGVDAALQYAKNMAKYMKDLIGYLEKRSALEMDFAKGLQKIVQNCRQSVTQEPHMPLLSIYSLALEQDLEFGHGLVQAVGTLLTQTFMQPLNLRRLEHEKRRKEIKESWHRAQRKLQEAESNLRKAKQGYMQRCEDHDKARFQVAKAEEEQASIGPGTGGAASKTLDKRRRLEEEAKNKADEAMATYRTCVADAKTQKQELEDTKVTALRQIQEVIRQSDQTIKSATISYYQMMHTQTAPLPVHFHMLYESSKLYDPGQQYASHVRQLQRGEEPDVHYDFEPHVSTSAWSPVLRARKSSFNVSDAVGAEAAGSPPEEGGSSEGEIAKERRGGRGHQVHKSWPISISDSEASLDPSPGSEDFKKFERMSSCGTMSSNEELADQEGSAGASTFDQAELNGMTPELPVAMPSGPFRHVGLSKAARTHRLRKLRTPAKCRECNSYVYFQGAECEECCLACHKKCLETLAIQCGHKKLQGRLQLFGQDFSHAACSTPDGVPFIIKKCIFEIEQRALRTKGIYRVNGVKTRVEKLCQAFENGKELVELSQASPHDISNVLKLYLRQLPEPLISFRLYHELVGMAKENLKAEAEAKAASRGRPDATESEAAAMAMAGRLRELLQDLPRENWATLRYLMRHLRRIVEVEQDNKMTPGNLGIVFGPTLLRPRPTEATVSLSSLVDYPHQACIVETLITHFSLVFEEEPEEAAGGQDGVSSQRPEVVVQAPYRRGSGDAAFPLTEAEDGGLEPVASNDSDSELEEASDLQSPAGGAALHRLSFLERQGGEAGTEGSQGSHSGSEEQLGATAGEYGPGAWEGPGEEPARRLSEYNTNQCNNTSQYTTTNQYSTTNQYSTTNRCNSVAAAWLPAVRLRGGRLVGGNSCKRQPEFV, from the exons ATGCTGGGCCAGTGGCGGGGGGCACGAGCCAGCTACAGCCCCCACCAGGCTGGACTGCAGGGGCCTCGCAGGATGGGCTGGGATCCTTGCGTTCAGCTTACG gagCTGCCTAGGAGAGACGGGGCTGATGCAGTGTCCCTGGGGCCCGGCCTAGAACCACCAAGTGTGGCCTCGAATGCTAAGGCCACGGGCACTCTCAAGAGGCCCACCAGCCTGAGCCGCCATGCCAGCGCTGCTGGCTTCCCTCTGTCGGGGGCCAGCACTTGGACGCTGGGCCGCAGCCATCGCAGCCCACTGTCTGCGGCCAGCCCGGCTGAGGCACCCATCCAGGGACCCTGCCCAGACACCGTGGAGGACATCTCCCACCTGCTGGCTGACGTAGCCCGCTTTGCCGAGGGCCTTGAGAAACTGAAGGAGTGTGTTCTGCATGATG AACTCCTTGAGGCCCGCCGGCCACTGGCCCATGAGTGCCTGGGCGAGGCTCTCCGTGTGATGCGCCAGGTCATCTCCAAGTACCCACTGCTGAACACTGTGGAGACACTCACGGCTGCTGGCACCCTCATTGCCAAAGTCAAAG CCTTCCATTATGAGTGCAACAATGAGTCAGACAAGCGGGAGTTTGAGAAGGCTTTGGAGACCATTGCCGTCTCCTTCAGCAGCAC TGTGTCTGAGTTCCTCATGGGTGAAGTGGACAGCAGCATCCTCCTGTCAGTGCCCCCTGGGGACCCAGGCCAG TCCATGGAGAACCTGTATGGACAGGGGAGTGAGAGTGCTCCCCCCAGCAGCGAGGAGTGTGATGCGG GCTGCCTGTCCCCGGAGGAGGTGGACACCCTGCTGCAGCGCTGTGAGGGGGGCGTGGATGCTGCCCTGCAGTACGCCAAGAACATGGCCAAATACATGAAGGACCTCATCGGCTACCTGGAGAAGCGGAGCGCGCTGG AGATGGACTTTGCCAAAGGCCTGCAGAAGATTGTCCAGAACTGCAGACAGAGTGTCACGCAGGAG CCGCACATGCCCCTCCTGTCCATCTACTCACTGGCGCTGGAACAGGACCTGGAGTTTGGCCATGGCCTGGTGCAGGCAGTGGGCACGCTGCTGACCCAGACCTTCATGCAG CCCCTGAATCTACGGCGGCTCGAACATGAGAAGCGCAGGAAGGAGATCAAGGAGTCCTGGCACCGTGCCCAGAGGAAGCTG CAAGAGGCAGAGTCCAATCTCCGCAAGGCCAAGCAGGGCTACATGCAGCGCTGCGAGGACCATGACAAGGCCCGCTTCCAGGTGGCCAAGGCGGAAGAGGAGCAAGCCAGCATTGGGCCCGGCACAGGGGGTGCAGCCTCCAAGACCCTGGACAAGCGTCgtcgcctggaggaggaggccaaGAACAAG gcggACGAAGCAATGGCCACCTACCGAACATGCGTGGCTGATGCTAAGACACAGAAGCAGGAGCTGGAGGATACCAAGGTGACAGCACTACGGCAGATCCAGGAGGTCATCCGGCAGAGTGACCAGACCATCAAGTCG GCCACCATCTCCTATTACCAGATGATGCACACGCAGACGGCCCCACTGCCCGTGCACTTCCACATGCTGTATGAGAGCAGCAAGCTGTACGACCCAGGCCAGCAGTACGCTTCCCACGTGCGCCAGCTGCAGCGTGGTGAGGAGCCCGATGTGCACTACGACTTCGAGCCCCACGTGTCCACCAGTGCCTG GTCCCCAGTCTTGCGTGCTCGGAAAAGCAGCTTCAATGTCAGCGATGCTGTGGGGGCAGAGGCTGCTGGTAGCCCCCCAGAGGAAGGCGGATCCAGCGAGGGGGAGATTGCCAAGGAGCGCAGGG GTGGGCGGGGCCACCAGGTGCACAAGTCGTGGCCCATCTCCATCTCGGATTCGGAAGCCAGTCTGGACCCCAGCCCTGGCTCAG AGGACTTTAAGAAGTTCGAGCGTATGTCTTCCTGTGGCACCATGTCGTCCAACGAGGAGCTGGCCGACCAGGAGGGCAGTGCGGGGGCGTCAACCTTTGATCAGG ctgAGCTCAACGGCATGACCCCAGAGCTGCCTGTGGCCATGCCCAGCGGGCCCTTCCGCCACGTGGGGCTGTCCAAGGCGGCCCGGACCCACCGGCTTCGGAAGCTCCGCACACCGGCCAAGTGCCGGGAGTGCAACAGCTACGTGTACTTCCAGGGCGCCGAATGTGAAGAG TGCTGCCTGGCCTGCCACAAGAAGTGCCTGGAGACCCTAGCCATCCAGTGTGGCCACAAGAAGCTGCAAGGCCGCCTGCAGCTCTTTGGCCAGGACTTCAGCCATGCTGCCTGCAGCACCCCCGACGGCGTGCCCTTCATCATCAAGAAGTGCATCTTTGAGATCGAGCAGCGGGCGCTGCGCACCAAG GGCATCTACCGGGTCAATGGGGTGAAGACACGTGTAGAGAAGCTGTGCCAGGCCTTCGAGAATGGCAAGGAGCTGGTGGAGTTGTCACAAGCCTCGCCTCACGACATCAGCAATGTCCTCAAACTCTATCTGCGCCAG ctgcctgagccgctcatcTCCTTCCGCCTCTACCACGAGCTTGTGGGGATGGCCAAAGAGAATCTGAAGGCCGAGGCCGAGGCCAAGGCAGCATCTCGGGGTCGGCCAGATGCCACAGAGAGCGAGGCTGCAGCCATGGCCATGGCAGGCCGGTTGCGGGAACTCCTACAGGACCTGCCTCGGGAGAACTGGGCCACATTGCGGTACCTGATGCGGCACCTGCGCAG GATCGTGGAGGTGGAACAGGACAACAAGATGACACCAGGGAACCTGGGCATTGTGTTTGGGCCCACGCTGCTGCGGCCCCGGCCCACTGAGGCCACCGTGTCCCTTTCCTCGCTGGTGGACTACCCCCACCAGGCCTGCATTGTGGAGACTCTCATCACCCACTTCAGCCTGGTCTTCGAGGAGGAACCCGAAGAGGCCGCAGGGGGCCAG GATGGGGTATCCAGCCAGCGACCCGAGGTGGTGGTCCAGGCACCGTACCGGCGGGGCAGCGGGGATGCAGCCTTTCCCTTGACAGAGGCTGAGGACGGGGGCCTTG AACCCGTCGCCTCCAATGACTCCGACTCAGAGCTGGAGGAGGCCTCAGACCTGCAGTCCCCGGCGGGAGGGGCTGCACTGCACCGGCTCAGTTTTCTGGAGAGGCAGGGCGGCGAGGCAGGCACAGAGGGCAGTCAGGGCAGCCACAGCGGCAGCGAAGAACAGCTGGGCGCCACAGCCGGGGAGTAcgggcctggggcctgggagggcCCTGGGGAGGAGCCAGCCCGGAGGCTCTCCGAATACAACACCAACCAGTGCAACAACACCAGCCAGTACACCACCACCAACCAGTACAGCACCACCAACCAGTACAGCACCACCAACCGGTGCAACAGTGTGGCCGCAGCTTGGCTGCCGGCTGTGAGGTTGCGTGGTGGGCGGTTGGTAGGGGGCAACAGCTGCAAGAGGCAGCCGGAGTTTGTGTAG
- the ARHGAP45 gene encoding rho GTPase-activating protein 45 isoform X3, with amino-acid sequence MCICGTVHPAQDQRPVRCQAGPRELLEARRPLAHECLGEALRVMRQVISKYPLLNTVETLTAAGTLIAKVKAFHYECNNESDKREFEKALETIAVSFSSTVSEFLMGEVDSSILLSVPPGDPGQSMENLYGQGSESAPPSSEECDAGCLSPEEVDTLLQRCEGGVDAALQYAKNMAKYMKDLIGYLEKRSALEMDFAKGLQKIVQNCRQSVTQEPHMPLLSIYSLALEQDLEFGHGLVQAVGTLLTQTFMQPLNLRRLEHEKRRKEIKESWHRAQRKLQEAESNLRKAKQGYMQRCEDHDKARFQVAKAEEEQASIGPGTGGAASKTLDKRRRLEEEAKNKADEAMATYRTCVADAKTQKQELEDTKVTALRQIQEVIRQSDQTIKSATISYYQMMHTQTAPLPVHFHMLYESSKLYDPGQQYASHVRQLQRGEEPDVHYDFEPHVSTSAWSPVLRARKSSFNVSDAVGAEAAGSPPEEGGSSEGEIAKERRGGRGHQVHKSWPISISDSEASLDPSPGSEDFKKFERMSSCGTMSSNEELADQEGSAGASTFDQAELNGMTPELPVAMPSGPFRHVGLSKAARTHRLRKLRTPAKCRECNSYVYFQGAECEECCLACHKKCLETLAIQCGHKKLQGRLQLFGQDFSHAACSTPDGVPFIIKKCIFEIEQRALRTKGIYRVNGVKTRVEKLCQAFENGKELVELSQASPHDISNVLKLYLRQLPEPLISFRLYHELVGMAKENLKAEAEAKAASRGRPDATESEAAAMAMAGRLRELLQDLPRENWATLRYLMRHLRRIVEVEQDNKMTPGNLGIVFGPTLLRPRPTEATVSLSSLVDYPHQACIVETLITHFSLVFEEEPEEAAGGQDGVSSQRPEVVVQAPYRRGSGDAAFPLTEAEDGGLEPVASNDSDSELEEASDLQSPAGGAALHRLSFLERQGGEAGTEGSQGSHSGSEEQLGATAGEYGPGAWEGPGEEPARRLSEYNTNQCNNTSQYTTTNQYSTTNQYSTTNRCNSVAAAWLPAVRLRGGRLVGGNSCKRQPEFV; translated from the exons ATGTGTATCTGCGGGACGGTGCACCCCGCGCAGGACCAGAGGCCTGTGCGCTGCCAGGCAGGGCCCCGAG AACTCCTTGAGGCCCGCCGGCCACTGGCCCATGAGTGCCTGGGCGAGGCTCTCCGTGTGATGCGCCAGGTCATCTCCAAGTACCCACTGCTGAACACTGTGGAGACACTCACGGCTGCTGGCACCCTCATTGCCAAAGTCAAAG CCTTCCATTATGAGTGCAACAATGAGTCAGACAAGCGGGAGTTTGAGAAGGCTTTGGAGACCATTGCCGTCTCCTTCAGCAGCAC TGTGTCTGAGTTCCTCATGGGTGAAGTGGACAGCAGCATCCTCCTGTCAGTGCCCCCTGGGGACCCAGGCCAG TCCATGGAGAACCTGTATGGACAGGGGAGTGAGAGTGCTCCCCCCAGCAGCGAGGAGTGTGATGCGG GCTGCCTGTCCCCGGAGGAGGTGGACACCCTGCTGCAGCGCTGTGAGGGGGGCGTGGATGCTGCCCTGCAGTACGCCAAGAACATGGCCAAATACATGAAGGACCTCATCGGCTACCTGGAGAAGCGGAGCGCGCTGG AGATGGACTTTGCCAAAGGCCTGCAGAAGATTGTCCAGAACTGCAGACAGAGTGTCACGCAGGAG CCGCACATGCCCCTCCTGTCCATCTACTCACTGGCGCTGGAACAGGACCTGGAGTTTGGCCATGGCCTGGTGCAGGCAGTGGGCACGCTGCTGACCCAGACCTTCATGCAG CCCCTGAATCTACGGCGGCTCGAACATGAGAAGCGCAGGAAGGAGATCAAGGAGTCCTGGCACCGTGCCCAGAGGAAGCTG CAAGAGGCAGAGTCCAATCTCCGCAAGGCCAAGCAGGGCTACATGCAGCGCTGCGAGGACCATGACAAGGCCCGCTTCCAGGTGGCCAAGGCGGAAGAGGAGCAAGCCAGCATTGGGCCCGGCACAGGGGGTGCAGCCTCCAAGACCCTGGACAAGCGTCgtcgcctggaggaggaggccaaGAACAAG gcggACGAAGCAATGGCCACCTACCGAACATGCGTGGCTGATGCTAAGACACAGAAGCAGGAGCTGGAGGATACCAAGGTGACAGCACTACGGCAGATCCAGGAGGTCATCCGGCAGAGTGACCAGACCATCAAGTCG GCCACCATCTCCTATTACCAGATGATGCACACGCAGACGGCCCCACTGCCCGTGCACTTCCACATGCTGTATGAGAGCAGCAAGCTGTACGACCCAGGCCAGCAGTACGCTTCCCACGTGCGCCAGCTGCAGCGTGGTGAGGAGCCCGATGTGCACTACGACTTCGAGCCCCACGTGTCCACCAGTGCCTG GTCCCCAGTCTTGCGTGCTCGGAAAAGCAGCTTCAATGTCAGCGATGCTGTGGGGGCAGAGGCTGCTGGTAGCCCCCCAGAGGAAGGCGGATCCAGCGAGGGGGAGATTGCCAAGGAGCGCAGGG GTGGGCGGGGCCACCAGGTGCACAAGTCGTGGCCCATCTCCATCTCGGATTCGGAAGCCAGTCTGGACCCCAGCCCTGGCTCAG AGGACTTTAAGAAGTTCGAGCGTATGTCTTCCTGTGGCACCATGTCGTCCAACGAGGAGCTGGCCGACCAGGAGGGCAGTGCGGGGGCGTCAACCTTTGATCAGG ctgAGCTCAACGGCATGACCCCAGAGCTGCCTGTGGCCATGCCCAGCGGGCCCTTCCGCCACGTGGGGCTGTCCAAGGCGGCCCGGACCCACCGGCTTCGGAAGCTCCGCACACCGGCCAAGTGCCGGGAGTGCAACAGCTACGTGTACTTCCAGGGCGCCGAATGTGAAGAG TGCTGCCTGGCCTGCCACAAGAAGTGCCTGGAGACCCTAGCCATCCAGTGTGGCCACAAGAAGCTGCAAGGCCGCCTGCAGCTCTTTGGCCAGGACTTCAGCCATGCTGCCTGCAGCACCCCCGACGGCGTGCCCTTCATCATCAAGAAGTGCATCTTTGAGATCGAGCAGCGGGCGCTGCGCACCAAG GGCATCTACCGGGTCAATGGGGTGAAGACACGTGTAGAGAAGCTGTGCCAGGCCTTCGAGAATGGCAAGGAGCTGGTGGAGTTGTCACAAGCCTCGCCTCACGACATCAGCAATGTCCTCAAACTCTATCTGCGCCAG ctgcctgagccgctcatcTCCTTCCGCCTCTACCACGAGCTTGTGGGGATGGCCAAAGAGAATCTGAAGGCCGAGGCCGAGGCCAAGGCAGCATCTCGGGGTCGGCCAGATGCCACAGAGAGCGAGGCTGCAGCCATGGCCATGGCAGGCCGGTTGCGGGAACTCCTACAGGACCTGCCTCGGGAGAACTGGGCCACATTGCGGTACCTGATGCGGCACCTGCGCAG GATCGTGGAGGTGGAACAGGACAACAAGATGACACCAGGGAACCTGGGCATTGTGTTTGGGCCCACGCTGCTGCGGCCCCGGCCCACTGAGGCCACCGTGTCCCTTTCCTCGCTGGTGGACTACCCCCACCAGGCCTGCATTGTGGAGACTCTCATCACCCACTTCAGCCTGGTCTTCGAGGAGGAACCCGAAGAGGCCGCAGGGGGCCAG GATGGGGTATCCAGCCAGCGACCCGAGGTGGTGGTCCAGGCACCGTACCGGCGGGGCAGCGGGGATGCAGCCTTTCCCTTGACAGAGGCTGAGGACGGGGGCCTTG AACCCGTCGCCTCCAATGACTCCGACTCAGAGCTGGAGGAGGCCTCAGACCTGCAGTCCCCGGCGGGAGGGGCTGCACTGCACCGGCTCAGTTTTCTGGAGAGGCAGGGCGGCGAGGCAGGCACAGAGGGCAGTCAGGGCAGCCACAGCGGCAGCGAAGAACAGCTGGGCGCCACAGCCGGGGAGTAcgggcctggggcctgggagggcCCTGGGGAGGAGCCAGCCCGGAGGCTCTCCGAATACAACACCAACCAGTGCAACAACACCAGCCAGTACACCACCACCAACCAGTACAGCACCACCAACCAGTACAGCACCACCAACCGGTGCAACAGTGTGGCCGCAGCTTGGCTGCCGGCTGTGAGGTTGCGTGGTGGGCGGTTGGTAGGGGGCAACAGCTGCAAGAGGCAGCCGGAGTTTGTGTAG